The genomic stretch tttttcctttcaagatTTCCGCAGGAACATGATTAGTGCATAAACTTTAAATGACCATGCTCACTTGAATTGGATTctagcatttgtttttttttgtctcattACAGTTTACCAGAGCACAGAAACAAGATCGTCTCCGCGCATGGCTTTCCTCGATTTCGCTCATAAATTAGAAGACTTGACTCCATAGCTGTAAAAAGTCATAAAAAGCGACTTCGATAGGAAACCTAATCATACTATATTACAGTCTAACTTTGACGTCCATGTCCAAGTTACATGTGAACTTGAACTCCATGTATCGTACTAAGTTCTAATTTAATTTCCAGTACAAAACTCAAAATCCAGATGTCCATtccctaaataaataaaaaacagtacCTTTGATGTAGCCTAGATCTAGAAAACGAGAgtcaatatttttggtttattcgaaattgattttaaaaaaccgTTTCGCTTTAACTAGAACTAGCTCAAGCTCGGCTTGGCCCAAGTTCACTTGTGATTTTACTCCTCGAACACTCAAGTCTTGATAACTAAATCCAAGCTTGCAATTCAACAGTAAGATTTCCTTAAATTTGCGTAGATgtgagatatattttttaaaaatacatgtgattggaataaaatatgtttggagaaaaattaataagatcGAAAACATGGAGGGCAAAATCGAGGCTGGAAAAAGAGGAGGGGGACGAGTATTTGACGAATAAGAGAGGCGAGTATTTGAGAGAGGAGCGAAACGCTGACATGGCAGAGAAAAGAACGGGACCGAGCAGCACTATCTCTACAAGCAAATGTGGGGAATCCAATAGCAAGAAAGATCTCAAAGGCCACATAAACTTGTGGCTCACAAAATTTTGCCTTTTCTCTGATGTGGCATTCCCCCACCTTGTTTAATTACTTACCACCACCAAACAAATGACTTTCaaactctttctttcttgtttttatttttctctcttctcccaCCTCGTCcgatcccaaaaaaaaaaaaaaaacaaaacacaacacAGCATAACAGAAGCTGAGAAAGAGGGTTTGACTCTTCTTTTAAGGCAACCAAGGAAACAGGAATGTCAGATTTGGCGATAAAGCTGTTTGGCAAGACGATTCCACTGCAGGTCAATCAGCAGGAGGATGTTTCTTGTGCTGTTAATAAGTACGAGTCCTCCTCAGGAACACCTCCCGAGTCCGAGGACTGTTATGATAATACTGCTACTGCAACTTCCTCACATGAAAACCACAACTCTCATAAGGAACGAGGAGAGCAAGAAGGGAACAACAACAGGGTATGTGTTTTTGCAGTTTGTTGGATTCTGTGTTTGCCTTTATTATAAGAATTTGTTGCCATGTATTTGCAATTTTCTCAAGTGTTACATGTTATAGAATTTCAAAATCAAGGAATTGTTCCATTCTCTTGCTTTTTCTCTGTGGCATAGAAGGTTTTCATCCTCGCTTTTCACCTTTACTAACTGTGGTAATTGTCGGGGATTAAAATGTTTACCAAATCTTAATGTGTTCCATGTATTTTTCCCCTTTGTGTCGTGCTTTCTCTGTAACTTCATGACATTTGAGGGGGATATTTTAGAGAAATTTTATGTTCGACTTCGTTTAAAACAGAGTTAGTGTCGGTGAACTATAAGGGCCACAAGCTCTGTATCAGTATTTCACTGTTACTTTGCATTTTGAAACAGTTAGCAAGATTGATCCAGATGTTTCCTCAAGGATCATAGGATTTTGTTAGATTCCTTAACTTTTGATGCTTACCACATCTTTTCTTGGACTGACTAGGTATATTACTTCTCCAAACAATTAATCTCCAGTCTTTTCTATTGGATCATCTGCCACTGCGTGTGATTTTGGGAAAAGCTTTGCTTGGAAAACGATAAACTCTCGATGGTTTTGCCTCTAATAACAATTTTAGGTTTTAGTACCTGGAATAATTAAACACTTAAATCACCAGTTGACAGTGAGACAGAGTTCTGCTTGAAGTTGTTTTTAAACTCTGTAGCCCTACAGAGTTTTCTTTAAACTAAACtgattatatttcaattttaattccaCCTATTCCCACCTGcttttggtttgagaaattgtAAATACGACTCTACATGAGTAAACTGTCTCTATTTCTTCTCATTCATTTTATTctcatatgtgtgtgtgtgtgtgtgtattttagGAGACTTCAGGAGAGGAAATTGCCAATGATAAACAAGAAGATGTTACCTCGAATCAGATCAACAAGGACTCAAAAGGTCCAACATCATCAGGCATTAGTGAGAACCCCAAGACTCCCTCAGCTGAGAGGGAAACTTCATCACTGAAAAGCAGCAAGAATGAAGAACAAAGTGAGACAAGCATCTCGCAAGAAAAGACTTTGAAGAAGCCTGACAAAATACTTCCATGCCCTCGATGTAATAGCATGGACACTAAATTCTGTTATTACAACAATTACAATGTCAATCAGCCTCGTCATTTCTGTAAAAACTGTCAGAGATACTGGACTGCTGGAGGAACCATGAGGAATGTGCCTGTGGGAGCTGGAAGGCGCAAGAATAAGAGCTCTTCTGCATCACACTATCGTCACTTAATGGTATCAGAAGCTCTCCGAACAGCTCAAGTCCATGCCATGAATGGATTTCATAGCCCTTCTCTGGGAAACAACGGCACTGTCCTTACCTTTGGTTCCGATTCTCCTCTTTGTGAATCTGTTGCCTCTGTGTTGAACCTTTCAGAGAAAACACAAAATAGTGTTCGAAACGGGTATCATAGACCTGAACATAGAATCCTTGTGTCTTGTGGAGGGACAGGAGGTGACGGGGATGATCACTCAAGTGTATCTTCCGCCACGGCTTCAAATTCATCAGAGAAGGGATGCAATGGTACTTCGCGAGAAGCGGTTAACAAGGATTATCAATCATTTCCTCCCCAGGCACCCTGCTTCCCGGGGCCTCCTTGGCCATATCCATGGAACTCTGCGATTACTCCACCTGCGTTTTGCCCTTCAGGCTTTCCAGTATCGTTTTTCCCTGCACCAGCATACTGGGGTTGTACTGTTCCAAGCCCTTGGAATGTACCGCCATGTGCACCCTCTCCATCAGCCACTCTAAACCACAGTACCCAAAGCTCCAGTCCTACTTTTCCACTGGGGAAACATTCAAGGGATGGCAACATCCTTAATCCACCCTGCTTAGAAGAGCCCTCCAGGAACGGCACCAAATCAGAAACGGGTGTTTTGGTTCCAAAGACCTTGAGGATTGATGATCCTAGTGAAGCTGCAAAGAGCTCTATATGGGCGACCCTCGGGATCACGAATGAGAAATCCAGTTCTATTAATGGAGGAGGTCTCTTCAAGGGCTTTCAATCAAAAAACGAAGACAGAAATTACATGGCAGGAACAACTTCAGTGTTGCAAGCGAACCCTGCTGCGTTTTCCCGGTCTCTCAATTTCCATGAGAACACTTGATGAGAGATCAGCAAAGTTGTACACTTTCTGCCATAACAGTAATGCAATGAAATGGAGTTTTTCATCAGAGTGCTGTAGCCGCTAAATCTCAACGAATTTGTGTTCCCTTGTACACTACAAGGTTGGCTCTTACACAACCAGAAGGCCACCTTATTGACAGAATTCCTACAGAGAAGAAAACCAAGAATTGCGTGTCCCTATTTTGACTCTCTAGAATAGCATAGCCACCTCTGACAGGACCATGCACTTCCCTGCCACTTCAAGACCAGTAGTTTTTCCTTATTCATCTTAGATGATATCTGTTTCCTAAGTTTTTCATGTACATGGTATCTTAggtgtttatatatttatgcaaGTGTGTGAGATAACTTGACAGGAGAGATTCTTGGTTGTAACAAAATCCTTCTCTTTGTAGAATAAACTTGTAAATCTCATTTAgtacttgactttttttatgaaactttaacttgaaaaaaggatttacaaagaaaaacgaagtggattttatttttcctatgaccCCGAATAATAAcgttctaaaattattttttttatccaagtaTTTTTCCTCTAGAAGGGCTCTGACCCTAAAATCTTATGATGGAACTAGCAGTTCATGAATTCCCTTCCATACTGAGTGAATCAGAAAGTCGTATGATTCAATTTGTGTTCGGCATACTGTCATTCAGTGCAAATCATTCCTTTGTAAGATCCCCAGTGCTACAGTTTAATTATAACACAGCAACTTGCAGCTTTTATGATGCCTGTGTTTTCTTCACTGTTCATCGAACTAAATGATACACAGGTCCCTCTCCCTCCTATTGCTAATTTATCATGTACAAAGGGGGTAGGGATGGAAAATACAAAGGGAGATCGATGAGGGCTCATTTGAACGGATAAACTTGAATTTCTATGTGCCTCAGAAAGCCAAGGATCTTTCTCTTTCACGCCCAAAGAATCCAAACAAGCAACAATACCAAAAGGCGGAAACAATGGGAAAAGGTTATCCTTTTTACCCATCTTTTTGCCTGcgttttcactttcttttcttttgtattcaTTTGACACAAAATGCGCCAGGAGTAACCCATGTTAGCTAAACCATATTGTCAAGGCTGTGATGTTTACCATCCTCTGTGTTTGGCTTCTACTGATAGATCAAAATAAAGTTAGGTATGTGTGTGTCTCTGATCCATCAGCTCGGGTGAAACAACCAGACATTTCATTGTTATCAAAAGCAGAAGGCCACAATCTATGCAAAAACTTTAGTAGTTGTAATGGGACCCAATGCATGTGATGCCATCCTGCAAGGCTGCAAGAGATTGCAGGCCACGTATATATACTTGATAATTAATCTCTTCTTTTTGTTccttttgctttaattttacATGGAGACAAATATTCTTATATTGTCTGGTTTCATGATCTCAGCACAAGGGAATCCCACTCGAACCTAGCAACTCCTGCATTATCTGCCCAAGAGCTGAGGTTTCGCATCAGTTCCAGCTTTTCATGATTGGAAGCCTCATAAAATCTCTCAAACGTGCGGCTCTCCTTGAAGGAAAAACTTCTTTCCTGCATGTTAGCATCAGCTCTTAATAAAAACCTTAATTGGCTGTCCTAACCTAATTTACCTAATACGATATGTGGAAACCTTTCATACACTGTACAAGCCCCACTGAACTACCTTTCGTGGGCATTAACCCAACGTCAACTTCCGAGTACTGTTCTTTGAGTGCATGATCGATGTTATGCAATAGCAACAAATTGAGGACTCCTTTCTTGGATATTGATATAAAGCAGATGAATCCCCAAGTCAAGCTAGAGCACTTCATATGTAATCAATCCTGTGTATCGAGCTATAATATTCCATTATAGAGGCTATGGCCCGATATGATCTACCTCTTGATCTACGAGAATTTCCCATACGGATGTGTTAACAATAATGATATGATTGCCTCTATCTTGATCAAGTCATTTAGCATGTTGGAAAGAAACCTGACATGttatctcttttatttcatGTAGTGATTGAGAAGATCAAGGtgcattttaacacaaaaagcTTGCATGATCTCCTTTATATATAATCCCACTTGGGAGAAATACAAGCAGGGAAAAGGTTGTGTGCAATTTGATTGTTTATGAGATTCATTCATGGCTGAAGTGACACTTATGCCCCCTTTTTAAAATTCCTCGAATTctaacctttatatatatatatatatatatatatagaaacactTCCATTTATCATCctaataggaaaataaaaataaaaaaataacttagagTGCTTTTGTTTTGATGGTAACTTATATGTTCATGACAacctataattttttgttgttttgttaacatataaaacacaaattttttttatgtgaaccCATTGATTATTGTGATCCAACAATTGGTTTAACAGCAGAAGCAAGACACATTTAAatgtttaagaatataattgagttggttttttaagtgttttttatttaaaaatatataaaaataatatatattttttttttttttttaaaaattattttaatattaatacatcaaaatgatctaaaaatattttaaaaaatttttttttaaaaaatttttaaaattcaagaaataaataggTTCATATTCCAACAACCATATTTATTGTCGATTTTTATGTGGGGCCCTTTAATTGTACACTATAATTTTTACGAAGCACCACGCTTATTGTTAATTTCTACACGGGACTCATTAATTGTGCAATgtaatataagaaataaatttttgttcttcttcgtCATTTTATTTACAACagcaattttaattaaatgtattataatatattttttatcaaacaaatattttaactataattttaactttaataatatgatatatgatatctttaataatatgatatattaTGTGCTTGTTTAGTATTGTTGTATTTCTAAAATACAATTGCCTTCTATCTATAATATATTATGTCAAATGATTGTtgtgataataaaatatataatatagtgATATCACTTACTATTCATAATAGTCATTTAATTTGAATCAAACATCATCTtgtcattttgttttgaaatttaaataaaaaacaaaataacatactatcataattaattcctttgctttttatttgtcCAGCGTTGCTCCATGTCGTAGGTCAATTGGATGGCCTGGGTTCCAAATCCAATTGTGTTGGATTTGCTTCGTCGTGTTTCATTTGACCATGAGACTCAATCACAAC from Populus alba chromosome 8, ASM523922v2, whole genome shotgun sequence encodes the following:
- the LOC118062541 gene encoding cyclic dof factor 2, coding for MSDLAIKLFGKTIPLQVNQQEDVSCAVNKYESSSGTPPESEDCYDNTATATSSHENHNSHKERGEQEGNNNRETSGEEIANDKQEDVTSNQINKDSKGPTSSGISENPKTPSAERETSSLKSSKNEEQSETSISQEKTLKKPDKILPCPRCNSMDTKFCYYNNYNVNQPRHFCKNCQRYWTAGGTMRNVPVGAGRRKNKSSSASHYRHLMVSEALRTAQVHAMNGFHSPSLGNNGTVLTFGSDSPLCESVASVLNLSEKTQNSVRNGYHRPEHRILVSCGGTGGDGDDHSSVSSATASNSSEKGCNGTSREAVNKDYQSFPPQAPCFPGPPWPYPWNSAITPPAFCPSGFPVSFFPAPAYWGCTVPSPWNVPPCAPSPSATLNHSTQSSSPTFPLGKHSRDGNILNPPCLEEPSRNGTKSETGVLVPKTLRIDDPSEAAKSSIWATLGITNEKSSSINGGGLFKGFQSKNEDRNYMAGTTSVLQANPAAFSRSLNFHENT